Proteins encoded within one genomic window of Lynx canadensis isolate LIC74 chromosome B2, mLynCan4.pri.v2, whole genome shotgun sequence:
- the BAK1 gene encoding bcl-2 homologous antagonist/killer, whose product MASGQGPGPPRQECEETAPSATSEEQVARDTEEVFRSYVFHRYQQEQEAEGAAAPTDPEIVTLPLEPSSTMGQVGRQLAIIGDNINQRYDSEFQAMLQRLQPTAENAYELFTKIASSLFESGINWGRVVALLGFGYRLALHIYQHGLTGFLGQVTKLVVDVMLRHCIARWIAQRGGWVAALNLGNGPIVNVLIVLSVVLLGQFVVRRFFKS is encoded by the exons ATGGCATCCGGGCAAGGCCCAGGTCCTCCCAGGCAGGAGTGTGAAGAGACTGCCCCGTCTGCTACTTCTG AGGAGCAGGTAGCCCGGGACACCGAGGAGGTTTTCCGCAGCTATGTTTTTCACCGTTATCAGCAGGAGCAGGAGGCTGAGGGGGCAGCTGCGCCTACTGACCCAGAAATAGTCACCTTGCCCCTAGAACCTAGCAG CACCATGGGGCAGGTGGGTCGGCAGCTCGCCATCATTGGGGACAACATCAACCAGCGCTACGATTCAGAGTTCCAGGCCATGCTGCAGCGCCTGCAACCCACAGCAGAGAACGCCTATGAACTTTTCACCAAGATTGCCTCGAG TCTATTTGAGAGCGGCATCAACTGGGGCCGAGTGGTGGCTCTCCTGGGCTTTGGCTACCGCCTGGCTCTACACATCTACCAGCACGGCCTGACCGGCTTCCTGGGCCAGGTGACCAAACTGGTGGTCGACGTCATGCTGCGTCACTGCATTGCCCGGTGGATTGCGCAGAGGGGCGGCTGG GTGGCAGCCCTGAACTTGGGAAATGGCCCCATCGTGAACGTGCTGATAGTTCTGTCTGTGGTTCTGTTGGGCCAGTTTGTGGTACGAAGATTCTTCAAATCATGA
- the LOC115513818 gene encoding gametogenetin-binding protein 1-like isoform X5 → MLSALPKGCQTLKMHINPARRSQEVLGNLSGKEETEEEKEEEVGEASGDTETSDRGHFAQALELEQGCLQRAMGPLEVSPETFTKEEEEKECLLDGDLRLASSKVGTTPWNRRLLTLYKQLQKSAVAKFPLKEGLPDEEKGKEEEMEEEDSSFKVCVPGIVTLQSPLHKTFRSTDTVGFVESELKKLLVVQRESRLWKMGSHEGRELLTQPEITLEEAGIVDGQGHQAEGEGSHPPAFWECWGPRGGALRQLKHHPRLEGRVQPPLGVVSRTEHLLLEEMDEMGNWPPE, encoded by the exons ATGCTTTCTGCTTTACCCAAG GGGTGTCAGACACTGAAAATGCACATTAACCCAGCAAG GAGAAGCCAGGAGGTGCTGGGCAACCTGTCTGGGAAAGAGGAAacggaagaagagaaggaggaggaggtaggGGAGGCCTCCGGGGATACAGAGACCTCAGACAG GGGCCACTTTGCCCAAGCTTTGGAGTTGGAGCAAGGATGCCTGCAGAGGGCCATGGGGCCACTGGAGGTCAGCCCCGAGACCTTcaccaaggaggaggaggagaaggagtgtCTGCTTGACG GAGACCTCAGGCTGGCCTCTTCGAAGGTGGGGACAACTCCTTGGAACCGCCGCCTCCTCACCTTGTACAAGCAGCTTCAGAAATCAGCCGTGGCCAAG tttcctctcaaGGAAGGCTTGCCTGATGAGGAGAAAGgcaaggaagaggaaatggaggaagaGGACAGCTCATTCAAGGTCTGTGTCCCAGGCATTGTCACCCTGCAGTCACCGCTGCATAAGACTTTTAGGTCAACAGATACAGTGG GTTTCGTGGAGTCGGAGTTAAAGAAGCTTTTGGTAGTACAACGGGAGTCCCGCCTCTGGAAGATGGGCAGTCATGAGGGCCGGGAGCTGCTGACCCAGCCAGAGATCACCCTGGAGGAGGCAGGCATTGTGGACGGCCAG GGACACCAAGCCGAGGGGGAAGGAAGCCACCCCCCAGCCTTTTGGGAATGCTGGGGACCTAGGGGAGGGGCGCTGAGGCAGCTGAAGCACCATCCTAGGCTGGAGGGAAGGGTGCAGCCCCCCCTTGGTGTGGTGTCCAGGACAGag CACCTGCTCCTGGAGGAGATGGACGAGATGGGAAACTGGCCTCCAGAGTGA
- the LOC115513818 gene encoding gametogenetin-binding protein 1-like isoform X1, producing the protein MEAPAPNRQSRILGRSSMFRFFRSLVGNKGSPKSSDKTPIGSRTCSLREQAATPLVMNRHGGVGRKEPKPSTTLPYMLSVALPRQDPLGLGMGDTGAQTPTPTEVLRVGAQGVEVKPVLPRRSQEVLGNLSGKEETEEEKEEEVGEASGDTETSDRGHFAQALELEQGCLQRAMGPLEVSPETFTKEEEEKECLLDGDLRLASSKVGTTPWNRRLLTLYKQLQKSAVAKFPLKEGLPDEEKGKEEEMEEEDSSFKVCVPGIVTLQSPLHKTFRSTDTVGFVESELKKLLVVQRESRLWKMGSHEGRELLTQPEITLEEAGIVDGQGHQAEGEGSHPPAFWECWGPRGGALRQLKHHPRLEGRVQPPLGVVSRTEHLLLEEMDEMGNWPPE; encoded by the exons ATGGAGGCCCCAGCTCCAAACCGTCAATCCCGAATTTTGGGCCGCTCCTCCATGTTCCGCTTTTTCCGTAGCCTGGTGGGGAACAAGGGCAGCCCAAAGAGCTCTGACAAGACCCCGATAGGGAGTCGGACATGCTCCTTGCGAGAGCAAGCCGCCACCCCATTGGTGATGAACCGccatggaggggtggggaggaaggagccaaAGCCATCCACCACACTACCCTACATGCTGTCTGTGGCCTTGCCACGGCAGGACCCCTTGGGGCTAGGGATGGGGGACACAGGGGCCCAGACCCCTACCCCCACGGAAGTCCTGAGGGTGGGGGCCCAGGGTGTAGAGGTGAAGCCTGTCCTGCCCAGGAGAAGCCAGGAGGTGCTGGGCAACCTGTCTGGGAAAGAGGAAacggaagaagagaaggaggaggaggtaggGGAGGCCTCCGGGGATACAGAGACCTCAGACAG GGGCCACTTTGCCCAAGCTTTGGAGTTGGAGCAAGGATGCCTGCAGAGGGCCATGGGGCCACTGGAGGTCAGCCCCGAGACCTTcaccaaggaggaggaggagaaggagtgtCTGCTTGACG GAGACCTCAGGCTGGCCTCTTCGAAGGTGGGGACAACTCCTTGGAACCGCCGCCTCCTCACCTTGTACAAGCAGCTTCAGAAATCAGCCGTGGCCAAG tttcctctcaaGGAAGGCTTGCCTGATGAGGAGAAAGgcaaggaagaggaaatggaggaagaGGACAGCTCATTCAAGGTCTGTGTCCCAGGCATTGTCACCCTGCAGTCACCGCTGCATAAGACTTTTAGGTCAACAGATACAGTGG GTTTCGTGGAGTCGGAGTTAAAGAAGCTTTTGGTAGTACAACGGGAGTCCCGCCTCTGGAAGATGGGCAGTCATGAGGGCCGGGAGCTGCTGACCCAGCCAGAGATCACCCTGGAGGAGGCAGGCATTGTGGACGGCCAG GGACACCAAGCCGAGGGGGAAGGAAGCCACCCCCCAGCCTTTTGGGAATGCTGGGGACCTAGGGGAGGGGCGCTGAGGCAGCTGAAGCACCATCCTAGGCTGGAGGGAAGGGTGCAGCCCCCCCTTGGTGTGGTGTCCAGGACAGag CACCTGCTCCTGGAGGAGATGGACGAGATGGGAAACTGGCCTCCAGAGTGA
- the LOC115513818 gene encoding gametogenetin-binding protein 1-like isoform X2, with product MEAPAPNRQSRILGRSSMFRFFRSLVGNKGSPKSSDKTPIGSRTCSLREQAATPLVMNRHGGVGRKEPKPSTTLPYMLSVALPRQDPLGLGMGDTGAQTPTPTEVLRVGAQGVEVKPVLPRRSQEVLGNLSGKEETEEEKEEEVGEASGDTETSDRGHFAQALELEQGCLQRAMGPLEVSPETFTKEEEEKECLLDGDLRLASSKVGTTPWNRRLLTLYKQLQKSAVAKFPLKEGLPDEEKGKEEEMEEEDSSFKVCVPGIVTLQSPLHKTFRSTDTVGFVESELKKLLVVQRESRLWKMGSHEGRELLTQPEITLEEAGIVDGQHLLLEEMDEMGNWPPE from the exons ATGGAGGCCCCAGCTCCAAACCGTCAATCCCGAATTTTGGGCCGCTCCTCCATGTTCCGCTTTTTCCGTAGCCTGGTGGGGAACAAGGGCAGCCCAAAGAGCTCTGACAAGACCCCGATAGGGAGTCGGACATGCTCCTTGCGAGAGCAAGCCGCCACCCCATTGGTGATGAACCGccatggaggggtggggaggaaggagccaaAGCCATCCACCACACTACCCTACATGCTGTCTGTGGCCTTGCCACGGCAGGACCCCTTGGGGCTAGGGATGGGGGACACAGGGGCCCAGACCCCTACCCCCACGGAAGTCCTGAGGGTGGGGGCCCAGGGTGTAGAGGTGAAGCCTGTCCTGCCCAGGAGAAGCCAGGAGGTGCTGGGCAACCTGTCTGGGAAAGAGGAAacggaagaagagaaggaggaggaggtaggGGAGGCCTCCGGGGATACAGAGACCTCAGACAG GGGCCACTTTGCCCAAGCTTTGGAGTTGGAGCAAGGATGCCTGCAGAGGGCCATGGGGCCACTGGAGGTCAGCCCCGAGACCTTcaccaaggaggaggaggagaaggagtgtCTGCTTGACG GAGACCTCAGGCTGGCCTCTTCGAAGGTGGGGACAACTCCTTGGAACCGCCGCCTCCTCACCTTGTACAAGCAGCTTCAGAAATCAGCCGTGGCCAAG tttcctctcaaGGAAGGCTTGCCTGATGAGGAGAAAGgcaaggaagaggaaatggaggaagaGGACAGCTCATTCAAGGTCTGTGTCCCAGGCATTGTCACCCTGCAGTCACCGCTGCATAAGACTTTTAGGTCAACAGATACAGTGG GTTTCGTGGAGTCGGAGTTAAAGAAGCTTTTGGTAGTACAACGGGAGTCCCGCCTCTGGAAGATGGGCAGTCATGAGGGCCGGGAGCTGCTGACCCAGCCAGAGATCACCCTGGAGGAGGCAGGCATTGTGGACGGCCAG CACCTGCTCCTGGAGGAGATGGACGAGATGGGAAACTGGCCTCCAGAGTGA
- the LOC115513818 gene encoding gametogenetin-binding protein 1-like isoform X3, whose translation MEAPAPNRQSRILGRSSMFRFFRSLVGNKGSPKSSDKTPIGSRTCSLREQAATPLVMNRHGGVGRKEPKPSTTLPYMLSVALPRQDPLGLGMGDTGAQTPTPTEVLRVGAQGVEVKPVLPRRSQEVLGNLSGKEETEEEKEEEVGEASGDTETSDRGHFAQALELEQGCLQRAMGPLEVSPETFTKEEEEKECLLDGDLRLASSKVGTTPWNRRLLTLYKQLQKSAVAKFPLKEGLPDEEKGKEEEMEEEDSSFKVCVPGIVTLQSPLHKTFRSTDTVAPAPGGDGRDGKLASRVKLVLALSLPCSQIPSTRIEL comes from the exons ATGGAGGCCCCAGCTCCAAACCGTCAATCCCGAATTTTGGGCCGCTCCTCCATGTTCCGCTTTTTCCGTAGCCTGGTGGGGAACAAGGGCAGCCCAAAGAGCTCTGACAAGACCCCGATAGGGAGTCGGACATGCTCCTTGCGAGAGCAAGCCGCCACCCCATTGGTGATGAACCGccatggaggggtggggaggaaggagccaaAGCCATCCACCACACTACCCTACATGCTGTCTGTGGCCTTGCCACGGCAGGACCCCTTGGGGCTAGGGATGGGGGACACAGGGGCCCAGACCCCTACCCCCACGGAAGTCCTGAGGGTGGGGGCCCAGGGTGTAGAGGTGAAGCCTGTCCTGCCCAGGAGAAGCCAGGAGGTGCTGGGCAACCTGTCTGGGAAAGAGGAAacggaagaagagaaggaggaggaggtaggGGAGGCCTCCGGGGATACAGAGACCTCAGACAG GGGCCACTTTGCCCAAGCTTTGGAGTTGGAGCAAGGATGCCTGCAGAGGGCCATGGGGCCACTGGAGGTCAGCCCCGAGACCTTcaccaaggaggaggaggagaaggagtgtCTGCTTGACG GAGACCTCAGGCTGGCCTCTTCGAAGGTGGGGACAACTCCTTGGAACCGCCGCCTCCTCACCTTGTACAAGCAGCTTCAGAAATCAGCCGTGGCCAAG tttcctctcaaGGAAGGCTTGCCTGATGAGGAGAAAGgcaaggaagaggaaatggaggaagaGGACAGCTCATTCAAGGTCTGTGTCCCAGGCATTGTCACCCTGCAGTCACCGCTGCATAAGACTTTTAGGTCAACAGATACAGTGG CACCTGCTCCTGGAGGAGATGGACGAGATGGGAAACTGGCCTCCAGAGTGAAGCTGGTGCTGGCCCTGAGTCTGCCCTGCTCCCAGATCCCTTCAACCCGAATAGAGCTTTAG
- the LOC115513818 gene encoding gametogenetin-binding protein 1-like isoform X4 translates to MEAPAPNRQSRILGRSSMFRFFRSLVGNKGSPKSSDKTPIGSRTCSLREQAATPLVMNRHGGVGRKEPKPSTTLPYMLSVALPRQDPLGLGMGDTGAQTPTPTEVLRVGAQGVEVKPVLPRRSQEVLGNLSGKEETEEEKEEEVGEASGDTETSDRGHFAQALELEQGCLQRAMGPLEVSPETFTKEEEEKECLLDGDLRLASSKVGTTPWNRRLLTLYKQLQKSAVAKFPLKEGLPDEEKGKEEEMEEEDSSFKVCVPGIVTLQSPLHKTFRSTDTVGTPSRGGRKPPPSLLGMLGT, encoded by the exons ATGGAGGCCCCAGCTCCAAACCGTCAATCCCGAATTTTGGGCCGCTCCTCCATGTTCCGCTTTTTCCGTAGCCTGGTGGGGAACAAGGGCAGCCCAAAGAGCTCTGACAAGACCCCGATAGGGAGTCGGACATGCTCCTTGCGAGAGCAAGCCGCCACCCCATTGGTGATGAACCGccatggaggggtggggaggaaggagccaaAGCCATCCACCACACTACCCTACATGCTGTCTGTGGCCTTGCCACGGCAGGACCCCTTGGGGCTAGGGATGGGGGACACAGGGGCCCAGACCCCTACCCCCACGGAAGTCCTGAGGGTGGGGGCCCAGGGTGTAGAGGTGAAGCCTGTCCTGCCCAGGAGAAGCCAGGAGGTGCTGGGCAACCTGTCTGGGAAAGAGGAAacggaagaagagaaggaggaggaggtaggGGAGGCCTCCGGGGATACAGAGACCTCAGACAG GGGCCACTTTGCCCAAGCTTTGGAGTTGGAGCAAGGATGCCTGCAGAGGGCCATGGGGCCACTGGAGGTCAGCCCCGAGACCTTcaccaaggaggaggaggagaaggagtgtCTGCTTGACG GAGACCTCAGGCTGGCCTCTTCGAAGGTGGGGACAACTCCTTGGAACCGCCGCCTCCTCACCTTGTACAAGCAGCTTCAGAAATCAGCCGTGGCCAAG tttcctctcaaGGAAGGCTTGCCTGATGAGGAGAAAGgcaaggaagaggaaatggaggaagaGGACAGCTCATTCAAGGTCTGTGTCCCAGGCATTGTCACCCTGCAGTCACCGCTGCATAAGACTTTTAGGTCAACAGATACAGTGG GGACACCAAGCCGAGGGGGAAGGAAGCCACCCCCCAGCCTTTTGGGAATGCTGGGGACCTAG